Part of the Nostoc sp. ATCC 53789 genome, TAGCACCAGTTGTAGATTTTGCAGCAGCGTCAGGTGATATAGTAGCAAATATCATAATTGATGATGCTGTAAAAGAGTTAGTAAAAGCTACATCTACAGTAATTGATGCGATTTTTAGTGCTGACTCAGTTTTAGAAGTAGTCACAACGGGAAGTGTGTGGCGCGGTAGATGCAAGATTCATGAAAGATTTGCAGCGTCTCTTCTTAAGAAGTTTCCTAATGTAAAGGTAATTTTTCCGAGGTACGAGCCTGCTTACGGTGCTGGTTTATTAGCTTTGCAGACAACTCAAAATTGACGTGAAAAAAGCAATAATAGGAGTTTTCAGTTTGCGAATATGCGCCCTAAGAAAGTTATTATTTCAGACCAAGCTGCGGTGGTAGCACTAGAATCATAACGATAACCGTCGTCGCGCATGAATGTATGTTCTGCTTCATAGAAGAAAACTTGGTGAGGGATGTTAGCATTCTCAATTGCTTTGATTATGATTTGGCGATCGCTATCTGGTATATGAGGGTCAAGAGTACCGAACACCATTAGCATCTCGCCTTTGATTTCACTTACTCTCTGGATTGTATCGGCTACCTCTTTACCCAGCTTACCACTGGGAATACCAGTCGGGTAACAGCAGACACAAGCCCGAATTTCGCTTTGAAATGCTGCGCGGAATGCTAAATGTCCACCAATACAAAAGCCGAGAGTGCCTATTTGATTTGGAGAAACTGCACTCTCTCCTTTTAGAAATTCAATCACAGCAAGGCAATCGGCATCATAATCAGCTACGGAGGTTCGACGCGCATCGTCATTACCCCGCATCCTTCCCAGATCGTCTGGCTCTATTACTAAACCAACTGGCTCTATTCGGTGAAAAATTTCTGGTGCTGCTACTACATAGCCATATCCTGCTAAGTAGTTCGCTAGACGAATCATTGGATCGCCTAGCTGATAAATATCACTGTAGAAGACAATACCAGGGTATTTTCCTGCTGCTTTAGGAGCCGCAACATAAACACGCATTAAACTGCCATCGACTCTTAACTCAACGTTGCGCTTAGTAATTTGCACTTTTTTGTCTCCGTGTATATCAATATGGCATCTAGCGATCGCCTTATAGCTGCAAGACCCAGTGCCATTTTGCGTCTCTAATATTGAACTGCTTGCTGGGATTTCTGAAAGCTTAAACCCCAGATTTGGATTTTATCGAAACACAATTCAAGAATGAATTCTATACGACTGGCAGGTAAATAAACGTTTTTAAGACCACCAAATTTTCAAATTGCTTGTCTTATAGAGGCTCACGCACTGGCTAACGTTTTGATTCTGGCCGGAGGCAGAGCGTCTCCGGCTTTGCTCTTAAATTTTGACTTCTGAATTCTTCTTCAAAGACTTGTGCTGGGTTTGAAATCCTTTACTGTTGCCGTAATATACTGTCTTAAATTCCACTTGATTTGTGCCAGGATCGTAGAGAGTATAAGTAGCTTGACCTGATGTGCGTCCCACATTCCCCACCCCAATTACCTGACGTGGTGTAACGGTAACAGTCTGTGGAGGCGTTTGGTTATCAAGAGTAGTTAGTCTAGTGGTGATGGAACCGGCTTGCAGTTGATACTGAAAAGTTAAACCAGAACGACCGCAGAATAGATTGTTCGCTTGCATCCGCGACAGTCTATCAAGCATTTGGATTGGGGGAGTTTCTGGGGTTAATTCCTCGCCCACACCTACCGTTGAACCGTGAATTAACAAACAATCTAATTCAAAAAAACCAAAGTCTAGCGATCGCAACCATTGTACTGTTTTACGGGAAACACACTCCCATAACATTTGAACAGTGTCGCCCCCATATTTTGCAATTAATTCAGGAGCGTCTCCAGTGGGGCCTAAACCATGCAAAATCAAACACTGTTCTTCCCACCAACCTTTACAAATTAGGGGTTCTAATTCTCGACGAGATGGGTTAAGTACTCGTTCTACCAACTTCTCGGCTTCTGGTCTTGGCCCCACCAAATCGCCTAAAATATACAAAATTTCTACGTTATTACGTTGATGCTTAATATCTGCCAGCACAGCTTCATAAGCTGCTAAATTACCTTCAATTCCGCTTAA contains:
- a CDS encoding dienelactone hydrolase family protein, with amino-acid sequence MQITKRNVELRVDGSLMRVYVAAPKAAGKYPGIVFYSDIYQLGDPMIRLANYLAGYGYVVAAPEIFHRIEPVGLVIEPDDLGRMRGNDDARRTSVADYDADCLAVIEFLKGESAVSPNQIGTLGFCIGGHLAFRAAFQSEIRACVCCYPTGIPSGKLGKEVADTIQRVSEIKGEMLMVFGTLDPHIPDSDRQIIIKAIENANIPHQVFFYEAEHTFMRDDGYRYDSSATTAAWSEIITFLGRIFAN
- a CDS encoding metallophosphatase, whose amino-acid sequence is MCMWAILSGIEGNLAAYEAVLADIKHQRNNVEILYILGDLVGPRPEAEKLVERVLNPSRRELEPLICKGWWEEQCLILHGLGPTGDAPELIAKYGGDTVQMLWECVSRKTVQWLRSLDFGFFELDCLLIHGSTVGVGEELTPETPPIQMLDRLSRMQANNLFCGRSGLTFQYQLQAGSITTRLTTLDNQTPPQTVTVTPRQVIGVGNVGRTSGQATYTLYDPGTNQVEFKTVYYGNSKGFQTQHKSLKKNSEVKI